In Methanothermus fervidus DSM 2088, a single genomic region encodes these proteins:
- a CDS encoding Quinolinate phosphoribosyl transferase (COGs: COG1488 Nicotinic acid phosphoribosyltransferase~InterPro IPR002638: IPR007229~KEGG: csc:Csac_2681 nicotinate phosphoribosyltransferase~PFAM: Quinolinate phosphoribosyl transferase~SPTR: A4XMW7 Quinolinate phosphoribosyl transferase~PFAM: Quinolinate phosphoribosyl transferase, C-terminal domain; Quinolinate phosphoribosyl transferase, N-terminal domain): protein MKEDRLFFSAKHSEIKKGKVTDVYFLKTMKILKHLNLEDTEVKAEVFAGESGIFCGLKEVLNLLEDSECKIYSLKEGEKFSKKEVVLRIEGNYSEFGIYETAILGILASSSGWATAAYKCKQAAGEKPVVCFGSRHVHPSVAPVMERSAKVGGVDGVSCVLAADILGIKPLGTIPHAAILIAGSTEKIATAYDEVMPEDEPRIILVDTFKDEAQESLDIARILGKKLEGVRLDTPKERGGVTPDLVREVRKRLDLEGFSHVKIFVSGGLNPEKIKTLSEAGADAFGVGWYISAAPPIEMTMDIKEVEGKPIAKRGRIPGITENKRLKRVK from the coding sequence ATGAAAGAAGATAGATTGTTTTTTTCAGCAAAACACAGTGAAATAAAAAAAGGAAAGGTAACTGATGTATATTTTTTGAAAACTATGAAAATATTAAAACATCTTAATTTAGAAGATACTGAGGTTAAAGCAGAGGTATTTGCAGGGGAATCAGGGATATTTTGTGGATTAAAAGAGGTTCTAAATTTATTGGAAGATTCTGAATGTAAAATATATTCTTTGAAGGAAGGTGAAAAATTTTCAAAAAAAGAAGTAGTATTGAGAATCGAAGGAAATTATTCAGAATTTGGAATATATGAAACAGCAATTTTAGGAATATTGGCAAGTTCATCTGGTTGGGCAACAGCAGCTTATAAATGTAAACAAGCTGCAGGAGAAAAACCAGTTGTATGTTTTGGATCAAGACATGTGCATCCATCTGTAGCACCTGTTATGGAAAGGTCAGCTAAAGTGGGAGGTGTAGATGGAGTTAGTTGTGTTTTAGCTGCAGATATACTTGGAATAAAACCATTAGGTACAATACCACATGCAGCAATATTAATAGCAGGTAGTACTGAAAAAATAGCCACTGCTTATGATGAAGTCATGCCTGAGGATGAACCCAGAATAATATTAGTTGATACTTTTAAAGATGAGGCGCAAGAATCTTTAGATATTGCAAGAATATTAGGAAAAAAACTAGAAGGAGTCCGGTTGGATACACCTAAAGAACGTGGCGGTGTTACTCCCGATTTGGTACGAGAAGTTAGAAAAAGATTAGATCTTGAAGGATTTTCACATGTGAAAATATTTGTGTCTGGAGGATTAAACCCTGAAAAAATAAAGACACTTAGTGAAGCTGGAGCTGATGCATTTGGTGTTGGTTGGTATATTTCAGCTGCACCTCCAATTGAAATGACAATGGACATAAAGGAAGTTGAAGGGAAACCAATCGCTAAAAGAGGTAGAATACCAGGAATAACTGAAAATAAAAGATTAAAGAGAGTCAAATAA
- a CDS encoding magnesium-translocating P-type ATPase (COGs: COG0474 Cation transport ATPase~InterPro IPR018303: IPR004014: IPR008250: IPR005834: IPR 006068: IPR006415: IPR001757~KEGG: tpd:Teth39_0214 magnesium-translocating P-type ATPase~PFAM: E1-E2 ATPase-associated domain protein; cation transporting ATPase domain protein; Haloacid dehalogenase domain protein hydrolase~SPTR: B0KBK7 Magnesium-translocating P-type ATPase~TIGRFAM: magnesium-translocating P-type ATPase; ATPase, P-type (transporting), HAD superfamily, subfamily IC~PFAM: E1-E2 ATPase; Cation transporter/ATPase, N-terminus; haloacid dehalogenase-like hydrolase~TIGRFAM: ATPase, P-type (transporting), HAD superfamily, subfamily IC; magnesium-translocating P-type ATPase), with amino-acid sequence MDFIILILWETKSKCDKMDGSDIRLEKLTKVAKKNIKDILKELNTSKDGLTEKEASKRLEKYGPNELPREKPDPWYKQLLDAFIHPFIMVLIILGLASFVTDILFAPPGEENWRTIIIVAIMITVSVLLRFTLEYTSNIEAEKLRSLIYTTATVIRDGRKKEIKMEKLVPGDIIYLSAGDMIPADVRIIESKDLFINEATITGESEPVEKCPKLSEEKIRKKHLSIGELDNICFMGTNVISGYATAVVVSTGKNTYFGSITKSIVGKKVTTTFERDVVDVTKLLIKFMTVMVPLVFIINFFTKHDWLDSLLFALAVGVGITPEMLPMVVTANLAKSAIKMAKRKTIVKKLDSIQNFGNMDVLCTDKTGTLTLNKIFVEKHVDISGEENENVLKYAYLNSYYQTGLKSALDDAILKYGRERKFNGLESKFKKLDEIPFDFTRRRISVLLKDKEGDGGNLLVTKGAVEELLSICKWVEYNNRIVKLTKEMVRKALEIVEDLNEDGMRVLAVAKKNKLNKKTITSEDEQDMILLGFIAFLDPPKESALPAIKALKKHGVDVKILTGDNEIVTKKICKEVNLPIKGILLGEEIEDMSFDELVEVVEDITIFAKVSPQQKLKIIKALKKRGHVVGYLGDGVNDVPSLRESDVGISVDTGVDAAKEVSDIVLLEKNLMVLERAIIEGRKSFANSSKYIVITASSNFGNVFSVLVASSFLPFIPMLPLQLLLLNLIYDLSMTSMPWDNVDEKYIKKPRRWSVPKISNFMVWFGPISSIFDIITYVVMFFIICPFVVGNSYFHLPRTLMHEFISTFQTGWFVESLWTQTLVVHTLRTEKVPFLQSMPGRPLLFLSLTGITIGTLIPFTIIGRMFSMNPLPWLYFPFLLIVVFSYLFLAQKIKKIFIEKFGSLL; translated from the coding sequence ATGGATTTTATTATTTTAATTTTATGGGAAACAAAAAGTAAATGTGATAAAATGGATGGTAGTGACATCAGGCTTGAAAAATTAACAAAAGTTGCAAAGAAAAACATAAAGGATATCTTAAAAGAGCTAAACACGTCAAAAGATGGCTTAACAGAAAAAGAAGCTAGTAAAAGGTTAGAAAAATATGGTCCAAATGAATTACCTCGTGAAAAACCAGACCCCTGGTATAAACAATTATTGGATGCATTTATACATCCATTTATTATGGTTTTGATAATATTAGGTTTAGCATCTTTTGTCACTGATATTTTATTTGCACCTCCTGGCGAAGAAAATTGGAGGACTATAATTATAGTGGCAATAATGATAACTGTAAGTGTGTTACTCCGTTTTACACTGGAATATACATCAAATATTGAAGCTGAGAAATTAAGATCTTTAATTTACACTACTGCAACAGTTATTAGGGATGGTCGAAAAAAAGAGATAAAAATGGAAAAATTAGTCCCTGGAGATATTATATATTTATCTGCAGGAGACATGATCCCAGCAGATGTTAGAATTATCGAATCTAAAGATTTATTTATAAATGAAGCCACTATAACAGGTGAATCAGAACCTGTAGAAAAATGTCCTAAATTAAGTGAAGAAAAAATAAGAAAAAAGCATTTAAGCATTGGTGAATTAGATAACATATGTTTTATGGGTACTAATGTTATAAGCGGATATGCAACAGCAGTAGTTGTGTCAACAGGGAAAAATACTTACTTTGGTTCAATAACAAAATCTATAGTTGGTAAAAAGGTTACTACGACTTTTGAAAGAGATGTTGTAGATGTAACAAAACTTCTAATAAAATTCATGACAGTGATGGTTCCTCTAGTTTTCATTATAAATTTTTTTACAAAGCATGATTGGTTAGATTCATTGTTGTTTGCTTTAGCAGTTGGCGTTGGAATAACTCCTGAAATGCTGCCCATGGTTGTAACAGCAAACTTGGCTAAAAGTGCAATAAAAATGGCAAAACGTAAAACTATCGTCAAAAAATTGGATTCTATACAAAATTTTGGAAATATGGACGTACTTTGTACAGATAAAACCGGGACACTGACTTTAAATAAAATATTTGTAGAAAAACATGTGGATATTTCTGGAGAAGAAAATGAAAACGTTCTGAAATATGCATATTTAAACAGCTATTATCAAACAGGATTAAAAAGTGCATTGGATGATGCAATATTAAAATATGGCAGAGAAAGAAAATTTAATGGTTTAGAGAGTAAGTTTAAAAAATTAGATGAAATTCCTTTTGATTTTACAAGACGTAGAATTTCTGTATTACTTAAAGACAAAGAAGGCGATGGTGGAAATTTATTAGTTACAAAAGGTGCAGTAGAAGAATTACTTTCTATTTGCAAATGGGTTGAATATAATAATAGAATCGTAAAATTGACAAAAGAAATGGTTAGAAAAGCCTTAGAGATTGTTGAAGACTTAAATGAAGATGGCATGAGAGTTTTAGCTGTAGCTAAGAAAAATAAATTAAATAAAAAGACAATTACTTCAGAAGATGAACAAGATATGATACTTCTTGGTTTCATAGCTTTTTTAGATCCTCCAAAGGAATCTGCACTACCTGCAATAAAAGCATTGAAAAAACATGGAGTAGATGTAAAAATTCTCACTGGTGACAACGAAATTGTTACAAAGAAAATTTGTAAAGAGGTAAATCTTCCAATTAAGGGAATTTTACTAGGAGAAGAAATAGAAGACATGAGTTTTGATGAATTAGTTGAAGTTGTGGAAGATATAACAATTTTTGCAAAAGTTTCTCCTCAACAAAAATTGAAAATCATAAAAGCACTGAAAAAAAGAGGACATGTTGTTGGATATCTAGGCGATGGTGTTAATGATGTACCTTCATTAAGAGAGTCTGACGTAGGCATATCTGTAGATACTGGTGTAGACGCTGCAAAAGAAGTATCAGACATAGTATTGCTGGAAAAAAATCTTATGGTTTTGGAAAGAGCTATAATTGAAGGTCGAAAAAGTTTTGCAAATAGTAGTAAATATATAGTAATTACTGCAAGCTCAAATTTTGGAAATGTATTTTCTGTACTTGTAGCAAGCTCTTTTTTACCATTCATTCCAATGCTACCACTACAACTTCTATTACTTAACTTAATTTATGATTTATCAATGACATCAATGCCCTGGGACAATGTAGATGAAAAATACATAAAAAAACCTAGAAGATGGAGTGTACCTAAGATTAGTAATTTCATGGTATGGTTTGGCCCTATTAGTTCAATTTTTGACATAATTACGTATGTCGTAATGTTTTTCATTATTTGTCCATTTGTTGTAGGGAATAGTTATTTCCACTTACCCAGAACTTTGATGCATGAATTTATTTCAACATTTCAAACTGGTTGGTTTGTTGAAAGTCTATGGACACAAACTTTAGTTGTCCATACCCTTAGGACTGAAAAAGTTCCATTTTTACAAAGCATGCCAGGAAGACCATTACTATTTTTAAGTTTGACAGGAATTACTATAGGAACTTTAATACCATTTACAATTATAGGTAGGATGTTCTCTATGAATCCATTACCTTGGCTATATTTCCCATTTTTACTTATTGTTGTATTCTCCTATCTATTCTTAGCACAAAAAATAAAAAAGATATTTATAGAGAAATTTGGTTCTCTTTTATAA